A single region of the Variovorax paradoxus genome encodes:
- the rpsE gene encoding 30S ribosomal protein S5: protein MAKIQARTQNEGPEDGLREKMIAINRVTKVVKGGRILGFAALTVVGDGEGRVGMGKGKSKEVPAAVQKAMEEARRNLAKISIKNGTLHHRVTGHHGAASVVMIPAPKGTGIIAGGPMRAVFEVMGITDIVAKSHGSSNPYNMVRATLDGLKNSTTASEVAAKRGLTVEEIFA, encoded by the coding sequence ATGGCAAAGATTCAAGCAAGAACGCAGAACGAAGGCCCTGAAGACGGTTTGCGCGAGAAGATGATCGCGATCAACCGCGTCACCAAGGTGGTGAAGGGTGGTCGTATCCTCGGTTTCGCAGCACTCACCGTCGTGGGCGACGGCGAAGGCCGCGTCGGCATGGGCAAGGGCAAGTCGAAGGAAGTGCCTGCTGCCGTGCAAAAGGCGATGGAAGAAGCCCGTCGCAACCTGGCCAAGATCTCGATCAAGAACGGCACGCTGCATCACCGCGTGACGGGTCATCACGGCGCCGCTTCGGTCGTCATGATCCCCGCCCCGAAGGGTACCGGCATCATCGCCGGCGGCCCGATGCGCGCCGTGTTCGAAGTCATGGGCATTACCGACATCGTGGCCAAGAGCCATGGTTCGTCGAACCCCTACAACATGGTTCGCGCCACGCTCGACGGGTTGAAGAACTCGACGACCGCGTCCGAAGTGGCTGCCAAGCGTGGCCTGACCGTCGAAGAAATCTTCGCCTGA
- the rpsK gene encoding 30S ribosomal protein S11 translates to MAKAPANNAAQRVRKKVRKNVADGIAHVHASFNNTIITITDRQGNALSWASSGGQGFKGSRKSTPFAAQVASEVAGRAAVEQGIKNLDVEIKGPGPGRESSVRALAALGIRINSIADVTPVPHNGCRPQKRRRI, encoded by the coding sequence ATGGCTAAAGCACCTGCAAACAACGCCGCACAGCGCGTTCGCAAGAAGGTTCGCAAGAACGTTGCGGACGGTATCGCCCACGTGCATGCCTCGTTCAACAACACCATCATCACGATCACCGATCGCCAGGGCAACGCCCTGTCGTGGGCTTCGTCGGGTGGCCAGGGCTTCAAGGGCTCGCGCAAGTCGACGCCGTTCGCTGCGCAGGTGGCTTCCGAAGTGGCCGGCCGTGCTGCTGTCGAACAAGGTATCAAGAACCTCGACGTCGAGATCAAGGGCCCTGGCCCCGGTCGCGAATCGTCGGTGCGCGCACTGGCTGCGCTCGGCATCCGGATCAATTCCATTGCCGACGTGACGCCCGTTCCGCACAACGGCTGCCGTCCCCAGAAGCGTCGCCGCATCTGA
- the proC gene encoding pyrroline-5-carboxylate reductase, with amino-acid sequence MTIAVTFLPRTAPAPLPPVAFIGGGNMASAIIGGLIKQGTPADAFDIVEPFEEARQKLAQSFGIAAKAEASEALSRCAVVVWAVKPQTFAEAARPVRAFAADALHLSVAAGIPSGSIARWLGSERVVRAMPNTPALVGQGMTGLYARPGVDAADRALVAQLLAPTGELLWVDDEAALNAVTAMSGSGPAYVFYFIEAMVEAGVEMGLSSDQALRLAVGTFTGASALAHSATEPPSVLRERVTSKGGTTYAALTSLEGADVKAKFKAAIRAAQQRAAELGEEFGKD; translated from the coding sequence ATGACCATCGCAGTCACTTTCCTGCCCCGCACCGCGCCGGCACCGCTTCCTCCCGTTGCCTTCATCGGCGGCGGCAACATGGCCAGCGCCATCATCGGCGGCCTCATCAAGCAGGGCACGCCCGCCGACGCGTTCGACATAGTCGAACCCTTCGAAGAAGCCCGCCAGAAGCTGGCGCAGTCCTTCGGCATCGCCGCGAAGGCCGAGGCGAGCGAGGCCCTCTCGCGCTGCGCGGTGGTGGTGTGGGCGGTCAAGCCGCAGACCTTTGCGGAAGCCGCCCGTCCGGTGCGCGCCTTTGCCGCAGACGCCTTGCACTTGAGCGTTGCGGCAGGCATTCCATCGGGCAGCATCGCACGCTGGCTCGGCAGCGAGCGCGTGGTGCGCGCCATGCCCAATACGCCGGCGCTGGTTGGCCAAGGCATGACCGGTCTCTACGCGCGGCCCGGCGTGGACGCTGCCGACCGCGCACTGGTCGCGCAATTGTTGGCGCCCACCGGCGAGCTGCTCTGGGTCGACGACGAAGCCGCGCTGAACGCGGTCACCGCCATGTCCGGCTCGGGCCCTGCCTATGTGTTCTATTTCATCGAGGCGATGGTCGAGGCCGGCGTCGAGATGGGCCTTTCGTCCGACCAGGCGCTACGGCTGGCGGTCGGCACCTTCACCGGCGCTTCGGCGCTGGCGCACAGCGCCACGGAGCCGCCATCGGTGCTGCGCGAGCGCGTGACCTCGAAGGGCGGAACCACCTATGCGGCCCTCACGTCGCTCGAGGGCGCCGACGTCAAGGCAAAGTTCAAGGCCGCCATTCGCGCCGCCCAGCAGCGCGCCGCCGAACTGGGCGAGGAATTCGGCAAGGACTGA
- the rpsD gene encoding 30S ribosomal protein S4, whose product MARYLGPKAKLSRREGTDLFLKSARRSIQDKAKFDSKPGQHGRTSGQRTSDYGLQLREKQKVKRMYGVLEKQFRRYFEEADRRRGNTGANLLFILESRLDNVVYRMGFGSTRAEARQLVSHKAITVNGQSVNIPSYLVKTGDVIAVRDKSKKQTRIAEALQLAQQVGIPAWVEVNADKAEGTFKKVPDRDEFAADINESLIVELYSR is encoded by the coding sequence GTGGCACGCTACCTCGGCCCCAAGGCCAAACTTTCCCGCCGCGAAGGCACCGACCTGTTCCTGAAGAGCGCCCGTCGCTCCATCCAGGACAAGGCCAAGTTCGACTCCAAGCCCGGCCAGCATGGCCGCACCTCGGGTCAGCGCACCTCGGACTACGGTCTGCAACTGCGTGAAAAGCAGAAGGTCAAGCGCATGTACGGCGTGCTCGAGAAGCAGTTCCGCCGTTACTTCGAGGAAGCCGACCGTCGCCGTGGCAACACCGGCGCCAACCTGCTGTTCATCCTCGAGTCGCGCCTGGACAATGTGGTTTACCGCATGGGCTTCGGCTCGACGCGCGCCGAAGCACGCCAGCTCGTGTCGCACAAGGCGATCACGGTGAACGGCCAATCGGTCAACATCCCGTCGTACCTGGTCAAGACCGGCGACGTGATCGCCGTGCGCGACAAGTCGAAGAAGCAGACCCGCATTGCCGAAGCGCTCCAGCTCGCCCAGCAAGTCGGTATTCCGGCCTGGGTCGAAGTGAACGCCGACAAGGCCGAAGGTACCTTCAAGAAGGTGCCCGATCGCGACGAATTCGCAGCCGACATCAACGAATCGCTGATCGTCGAACTGTACTCGCGCTAA
- the rplO gene encoding 50S ribosomal protein L15, which produces MELNGIKPAAGAKHAKRRVGRGIGSGIGKTAGRGHKGQKSRAGGFHKVGFEGGQMPLQRRLPKRGFKSHLLKFNAEVTLTALEQLGLAEVDILALKQAGLVGQLAKVVKVVKTGELTKAVKLTGVGATAGAKAAIEAAGGSIA; this is translated from the coding sequence ATGGAACTCAATGGCATCAAGCCGGCAGCCGGCGCCAAGCACGCCAAGCGCCGTGTTGGCCGCGGTATCGGCTCCGGTATCGGCAAGACCGCAGGTCGCGGTCACAAGGGTCAGAAGTCGCGCGCAGGCGGTTTCCACAAGGTCGGCTTCGAAGGCGGTCAAATGCCGCTGCAGCGTCGCCTGCCGAAGCGTGGCTTCAAGTCGCACCTGCTGAAGTTCAACGCCGAAGTCACGCTGACTGCCCTCGAGCAGCTCGGCCTGGCCGAAGTCGACATCCTGGCGCTCAAGCAAGCCGGCCTCGTGGGCCAGCTCGCCAAGGTCGTCAAGGTCGTCAAGACCGGTGAACTCACCAAGGCCGTCAAGCTGACGGGCGTGGGCGCAACCGCTGGTGCCAAGGCTGCGATCGAAGCAGCCGGCGGCAGCATCGCCTGA
- the secY gene encoding preprotein translocase subunit SecY: MATNAATIAKTGKFGDLRRRLVFLLLALVVYRIGAHIPVPGINPDQLAALFQGQQGGILSLFNMFSGGALSRFTVFALGIMPYISASIIMQLMTYVVPTFEQLKKEGEAGRRKITQYTRYGALGLALFQSFSIAVALESSAGLVNSPGFGFRLTAMVSLTAGSMFLMWLGEQITERGLGNGISILIFAGIAAGLPSAIGGLASLVTTGAMNPIIALFIIAIVVLVTYFVVFVERGQRKILVNYARRQVGNKVYGGQSSHLPLKLNMAGVIPPIFASSIILLPATVVGWFSTGEGGFRWIKDVASALRPGEPIYVLLYAAAIVFFCFFYTALVFNSKETADNLKKSGAFIPGIRPGDQTARYIDKILVRLTLAGAVYITFVCLLPEFLILKYNVPFYFGGTSLLIIVVVTMDFMAQVQNYMMSQQYESLLKKANFKTS, translated from the coding sequence GTGGCAACTAACGCGGCAACGATCGCAAAAACAGGCAAGTTCGGCGACCTCCGTCGTCGGCTCGTCTTTTTGCTGCTCGCGCTCGTGGTCTATCGGATCGGCGCGCACATTCCTGTGCCGGGCATCAACCCGGACCAGCTGGCTGCGTTGTTCCAGGGCCAGCAGGGCGGCATTCTGAGCCTGTTCAACATGTTCTCGGGCGGGGCGCTGTCGCGCTTCACCGTGTTCGCGTTGGGGATCATGCCGTACATCTCGGCGTCGATCATCATGCAGTTGATGACCTACGTGGTTCCTACCTTCGAGCAATTGAAGAAGGAAGGCGAGGCTGGCCGTCGCAAGATCACGCAGTACACGCGCTATGGCGCACTCGGCCTGGCCTTGTTCCAGTCGTTCAGCATTGCAGTGGCCCTCGAGTCGTCGGCCGGCCTGGTGAACTCCCCCGGTTTCGGCTTCCGCCTGACCGCAATGGTGAGCCTGACGGCGGGTTCGATGTTCCTGATGTGGCTCGGCGAGCAGATCACTGAGCGCGGGCTGGGCAACGGTATCTCGATCCTGATCTTTGCAGGTATCGCCGCCGGTCTGCCGAGCGCCATTGGCGGCCTCGCTTCGCTGGTGACGACCGGTGCGATGAACCCGATCATCGCGCTCTTCATCATCGCGATCGTGGTGCTGGTCACCTACTTCGTGGTGTTCGTCGAACGCGGCCAGCGCAAGATCCTCGTGAACTATGCGCGGCGCCAGGTCGGCAACAAGGTCTATGGCGGCCAGTCGTCGCACCTGCCCTTGAAGCTGAACATGGCCGGTGTGATTCCGCCGATCTTCGCCTCGTCGATCATCCTGCTGCCCGCAACGGTGGTCGGCTGGTTCAGCACCGGTGAAGGCGGTTTCCGCTGGATCAAGGACGTTGCCAGTGCATTGCGCCCGGGCGAGCCGATCTACGTGCTGCTGTACGCTGCCGCGATCGTTTTCTTCTGCTTCTTCTACACGGCACTCGTGTTCAACAGCAAGGAAACGGCCGACAACCTGAAGAAGAGTGGTGCTTTCATTCCTGGCATTCGCCCGGGTGACCAGACCGCTCGCTATATCGACAAGATTCTGGTTCGCCTGACGTTGGCCGGCGCGGTGTACATCACCTTCGTCTGCCTGCTGCCCGAGTTCCTGATCCTGAAGTACAACGTACCGTTCTACTTCGGTGGTACCTCCCTGCTGATCATCGTGGTCGTCACGATGGACTTCATGGCCCAGGTGCAAAACTACATGATGTCCCAGCAGTACGAATCGCTGCTGAAGAAGGCCAACTTCAAGACATCGTAG
- the rpsH gene encoding 30S ribosomal protein S8, translated as MSMSDPIADLLTRIRNAQMVAKPTVSVPSSKVKIAISQVLKDEGYIDGFQVKTEDGKTELVITLKYYAGRPVIERIERVSRPGLRVYKASTSIPQVQNGLGVAIVTTPKGVMTDRKARATGVGGEVLCYVA; from the coding sequence ATGAGCATGAGTGATCCCATTGCCGACCTGCTGACGCGTATCCGTAACGCGCAGATGGTGGCGAAGCCCACTGTGTCGGTCCCGTCTTCCAAGGTGAAGATCGCGATCTCGCAAGTCCTGAAGGACGAGGGCTATATCGACGGTTTCCAGGTTAAGACCGAAGACGGCAAGACTGAACTCGTCATTACCCTGAAGTACTACGCTGGCCGCCCGGTCATCGAGCGCATCGAGCGCGTGAGCCGTCCCGGCCTGCGCGTCTACAAGGCCAGTACTTCCATTCCGCAAGTCCAGAACGGCCTCGGTGTTGCGATCGTCACGACCCCCAAGGGCGTGATGACCGACCGCAAGGCGCGCGCTACCGGTGTCGGTGGCGAAGTGCTGTGCTACGTCGCCTAA
- the rplN gene encoding 50S ribosomal protein L14 → MIQTESRLEVADNTGAKSVLCIKVLGGSKRRYASVGDVIKVSIKEAAPRGRVKKGEIYSAVVVRTAKGIRRADGSLVKFDGNAAVLLNAKLEPIGTRIFGPVTRELRTEKFMKIVSLAPEVL, encoded by the coding sequence ATGATCCAAACTGAATCCCGGCTCGAAGTGGCCGACAACACAGGCGCGAAGTCCGTCCTGTGTATCAAGGTGCTCGGTGGCTCCAAGCGGCGTTATGCCAGCGTGGGCGACGTCATCAAGGTCAGCATCAAGGAAGCCGCTCCGCGTGGTCGCGTCAAGAAGGGCGAGATCTACAGTGCAGTGGTGGTCCGCACCGCCAAGGGCATCCGTCGCGCCGACGGTTCCCTCGTCAAATTCGATGGCAACGCAGCTGTGTTGCTCAACGCCAAGCTGGAGCCGATCGGCACCCGCATCTTCGGACCGGTGACGCGCGAGCTGCGCACCGAAAAGTTCATGAAGATCGTGTCGCTGGCCCCCGAAGTTCTGTAA
- the rpsM gene encoding 30S ribosomal protein S13 has protein sequence MARIAGINIPPHKHAEIGLTAIFGIGRTRARQICEASGIEYSKKIKDLTDADLEKIRDQIALFTIEGDLRRETTMNIKRLMDIGCYRGFRHRRGLPMRGQRTRTNARTRKGPRKAAQSLKK, from the coding sequence ATGGCACGTATTGCTGGCATCAACATTCCGCCGCACAAGCACGCTGAAATCGGCCTGACCGCCATCTTCGGCATCGGTCGCACGCGCGCCCGTCAAATCTGCGAAGCGAGCGGCATCGAATATTCGAAGAAGATCAAGGACCTGACTGACGCCGATCTTGAAAAGATCCGCGATCAGATCGCCTTGTTCACCATCGAAGGCGATCTGCGTCGCGAGACCACGATGAACATCAAGCGTTTGATGGACATCGGCTGCTATCGCGGCTTCCGTCACCGTCGCGGCCTGCCGATGCGCGGCCAGCGCACGCGCACCAATGCCCGCACCCGCAAGGGTCCGCGCAAGGCTGCGCAGTCCCTGAAGAAATAA
- the rpmD gene encoding 50S ribosomal protein L30, which yields MTTQQQTLKVQLVKSPIGTKESHRATVRGLGLRKLNSVSELQDTPAVRGMINKISYLVKVL from the coding sequence ATGACGACGCAACAACAAACCCTCAAGGTGCAATTGGTCAAGAGCCCGATTGGCACCAAGGAATCGCATCGCGCGACCGTGCGTGGCCTCGGCCTGCGCAAGCTCAACAGCGTGAGCGAGCTGCAAGACACCCCGGCGGTGCGCGGCATGATCAACAAGATCAGTTATCTGGTCAAAGTTCTGTAA
- the rpsN gene encoding 30S ribosomal protein S14 → MAKQSLIQRELKRDKLVAKYAAKHAELKAISNDLKKSDEERAAARLGLQKLPRNANPTRQRNRCEITGRPRGTFRQFGLARAKIRELAFNGDIPGVTKASW, encoded by the coding sequence GTGGCTAAACAATCTCTGATCCAACGCGAACTCAAGCGCGACAAGCTGGTCGCCAAGTACGCTGCGAAGCACGCGGAACTGAAGGCAATTTCCAACGACCTGAAGAAGAGCGACGAAGAGCGCGCTGCTGCCCGCCTGGGCCTGCAAAAGCTCCCGCGCAACGCGAACCCCACGCGCCAGCGCAACCGTTGCGAAATCACCGGTCGCCCCCGTGGCACCTTCCGTCAATTCGGTCTGGCCCGCGCCAAGATCCGCGAACTGGCTTTCAACGGCGACATCCCCGGTGTCACCAAGGCCAGCTGGTAA
- the rpmJ gene encoding 50S ribosomal protein L36: protein MRVSASVKTICRNCKVIRRKGVVRVICTDPRHKQRQG from the coding sequence ATGAGAGTTTCGGCTTCGGTCAAAACCATCTGCCGTAATTGCAAGGTCATCCGCCGTAAAGGTGTGGTGCGTGTGATTTGCACCGACCCGCGCCACAAGCAGCGCCAGGGTTGA
- the ubiA gene encoding 4-hydroxybenzoate octaprenyltransferase, with product MLARRFALYLDLIRWNRPAGWLLLLWPTLGALWFAAGGWPGWHLLAVFVLGTILMRSAGCCVNDVADRDFDRHVKRTAQRPVTSGAVSVREALVLGAVLALLAFGLVLATNRVTVLWSFAALAITLIYPFAKRFVSVPQAVLGIAFSFGIPMAFAAVQSTVPVFAAWLLAGNLFWVLAYDTEYAMVDRDDDLKIGMKTSAITFGRFDVAAVMASYGLFLAVWAWAGASRGLGVVFFAAIAIAAAQAGWHWRLIRDRTRDGCFKAFRLNHWLGFTVFAGIAAGYALK from the coding sequence ATGCTCGCCCGCCGTTTTGCGCTTTATCTCGACCTGATTCGCTGGAACCGCCCCGCCGGTTGGCTGCTGCTGCTCTGGCCCACGCTCGGTGCCCTCTGGTTTGCGGCCGGGGGTTGGCCGGGCTGGCACTTGCTGGCCGTGTTCGTGCTGGGCACCATCCTGATGCGCAGCGCGGGATGCTGCGTCAACGACGTGGCGGATCGCGACTTCGACCGCCATGTGAAACGGACCGCTCAGCGGCCGGTCACCAGCGGAGCGGTCTCGGTCAGGGAGGCGCTGGTGCTGGGCGCGGTGCTGGCGTTGCTGGCCTTCGGGCTGGTGCTCGCGACCAACCGCGTGACGGTGCTGTGGTCCTTCGCGGCGCTGGCCATCACGCTGATCTATCCGTTCGCCAAGCGCTTCGTGTCGGTTCCCCAGGCAGTGCTCGGCATTGCCTTCAGCTTCGGCATTCCGATGGCGTTTGCGGCCGTGCAATCCACTGTGCCGGTATTCGCCGCCTGGCTGCTTGCCGGCAACCTGTTCTGGGTGCTGGCCTACGACACCGAATACGCCATGGTCGACCGCGACGACGACCTCAAGATCGGCATGAAGACCTCGGCCATCACCTTCGGCCGCTTCGACGTGGCCGCGGTCATGGCGAGCTACGGCCTGTTCCTGGCCGTTTGGGCCTGGGCTGGCGCCAGCCGGGGCCTGGGTGTGGTGTTCTTCGCCGCGATTGCCATTGCCGCGGCGCAAGCGGGCTGGCACTGGCGGCTGATTCGCGACCGCACCCGCGACGGCTGCTTCAAGGCCTTCCGGCTGAACCACTGGCTGGGGTTCACGGTATTCGCCGGCATCGCGGCCGGCTACGCGCTCAAATAG
- the rplF gene encoding 50S ribosomal protein L6 — translation MSRVGKMPITIPAGVDVSIKEDQISVKGTGGTLNLARNALVKIVSNDGKLNFEPANESREANAMSGTIRQLVNNMVVGVTKGFEKKLNLVGVGYKAAASNNKLNLQVGYSHPVNIDMPQGITVATATPTEIVIKGADRQRVGQIAAEIRAVRPPEPYKGKGIRYSDEKIVIKETKKK, via the coding sequence ATGTCCCGAGTAGGAAAAATGCCGATCACCATCCCCGCAGGCGTGGATGTGTCGATCAAGGAAGACCAGATCAGCGTCAAGGGCACGGGCGGCACGCTCAACCTCGCACGCAACGCACTGGTCAAGATCGTCAGCAATGACGGCAAGCTGAACTTCGAACCCGCCAACGAGTCGCGTGAAGCGAATGCGATGAGTGGCACGATCCGTCAGCTGGTGAACAACATGGTGGTTGGCGTGACCAAGGGCTTTGAGAAGAAGCTCAACCTGGTCGGCGTCGGCTACAAGGCCGCAGCGTCCAACAACAAGTTGAACCTGCAAGTCGGTTATTCGCACCCGGTCAACATCGACATGCCGCAAGGCATCACGGTGGCCACCGCGACCCCGACCGAAATCGTGATCAAGGGTGCTGACCGTCAGCGCGTTGGTCAAATCGCCGCTGAGATCCGCGCTGTTCGTCCGCCTGAGCCTTACAAGGGCAAGGGTATCCGTTATTCGGACGAGAAGATCGTGATCAAAGAGACCAAGAAGAAGTAA
- a CDS encoding esterase-like activity of phytase family protein, whose amino-acid sequence MRTFIPDPQESTSPGRRRLLLGGVAAAFIGSGLGGCGSPVVPLPGAGRLRRIAEAHWPHRLNIQGTTAGGLSGIDYDANRSEYLLLCDDRSDLSPARFYTASWPAPWTQAPAPGDVVQLQRPGGGPWPDRRRTKPGTPVADPESLRLRPGTGTLLWVSEGDVLRGFGPSFYESARDGRLLREFALPAMFTPDPARQRGPRDNLGFEGLAVTPDGRHAWLAMENALIQDGPVPTTHAAGGPCRLTLVDLETGRAVRQIAYIPDPIPLQPLLPGSHADNGISEILMLDSDRMLVLERAYATGAGNSLRLYEIETRDATDVLNTGVLAAGNHRPAAKTLVADFASLGLSRLDNTEGLCWGPAMPDGKRMLVVVSDDNFNPLQTTQFAAFEYTDRP is encoded by the coding sequence GTGCGCACCTTTATTCCAGACCCTCAGGAATCCACGTCGCCCGGACGTCGCCGACTGCTGCTGGGTGGCGTAGCCGCCGCCTTTATAGGTTCGGGACTGGGTGGCTGCGGGAGTCCGGTGGTGCCGCTGCCAGGGGCGGGGCGGCTGCGCCGCATCGCGGAAGCCCACTGGCCGCACCGGCTGAATATACAGGGCACGACCGCGGGCGGCCTTTCCGGCATCGACTACGACGCAAATAGAAGCGAGTACTTGCTCCTTTGCGACGACCGATCTGACTTGAGCCCTGCACGTTTCTACACCGCTTCCTGGCCCGCACCCTGGACGCAAGCACCAGCGCCGGGAGATGTGGTGCAGCTGCAACGACCCGGCGGCGGCCCGTGGCCCGACCGGCGTCGCACCAAGCCGGGCACCCCGGTGGCAGACCCTGAATCGCTGCGCCTGCGGCCAGGGACCGGCACCCTCCTCTGGGTGAGCGAAGGGGACGTGTTGCGCGGATTCGGGCCAAGCTTTTACGAATCGGCCCGCGATGGCCGCCTGCTGCGCGAATTCGCGCTCCCGGCCATGTTCACCCCCGATCCGGCCCGGCAGCGAGGTCCGCGCGACAACCTGGGTTTCGAGGGCCTCGCAGTCACTCCGGACGGCCGCCATGCCTGGCTCGCGATGGAGAACGCGCTGATCCAGGATGGCCCGGTTCCCACCACCCACGCGGCCGGGGGCCCCTGCCGCCTGACCCTGGTCGACCTGGAAACCGGCCGAGCCGTTCGCCAGATCGCCTACATTCCCGACCCGATTCCGCTGCAACCGCTCCTTCCCGGAAGCCATGCCGACAATGGCATCAGCGAGATCCTGATGCTCGACAGCGACCGCATGCTGGTGCTCGAGCGCGCCTACGCCACCGGCGCCGGAAACTCGCTGCGCCTTTACGAGATCGAAACCCGCGACGCGACCGATGTGCTGAATACCGGCGTGCTCGCAGCGGGCAACCACCGGCCGGCCGCGAAAACGCTGGTTGCCGACTTCGCCTCGCTTGGCCTTTCGCGCCTGGACAACACCGAAGGCCTTTGCTGGGGCCCGGCAATGCCGGACGGCAAGCGCATGCTGGTCGTGGTGAGCGACGACAATTTCAACCCGCTGCAGACAACCCAGTTCGCGGCATTCGAATACACCGACCGACCATGA
- the rplX gene encoding 50S ribosomal protein L24, with protein sequence MNKIRKGDQVIVLAGRDKGKRGVVSLRKDDSHLVVEGVNIVKKHAKPNPLKGTTGGIVEKTMPIHQSNVAIFNAATGKADRVGIKITQGADGKRVAVRVFKSSGDEIKFA encoded by the coding sequence ATGAACAAGATTCGCAAAGGCGACCAGGTCATCGTGTTGGCCGGGCGCGACAAAGGCAAGCGCGGCGTCGTCTCGCTGCGCAAGGACGATTCGCACCTCGTCGTCGAGGGTGTGAACATCGTCAAGAAGCACGCCAAGCCGAACCCCCTCAAGGGTACGACCGGCGGCATCGTCGAGAAGACCATGCCCATCCACCAATCCAACGTGGCGATCTTCAATGCCGCGACCGGCAAGGCCGATCGCGTGGGCATCAAGATCACCCAGGGTGCTGACGGCAAGCGCGTGGCTGTTCGCGTCTTCAAGTCCAGCGGCGACGAAATCAAGTTCGCCTAA
- the rplR gene encoding 50S ribosomal protein L18, which produces MLTKKAQRLRRSRQTRIRIATQGVARLTVNRTNLHIYATVISDDGTKVIATASTAEAEVRAALGGSGKGGNAAAATAIGKRIAEKAKAAGVEKVAFDRAGFAYHGRVKALAEAAREAGLQF; this is translated from the coding sequence ATGTTGACCAAAAAAGCACAGCGTCTTCGCCGCTCGCGCCAGACCCGCATCCGCATCGCGACGCAGGGCGTGGCTCGCCTGACGGTGAACCGCACCAACCTGCACATCTATGCCACCGTCATCTCCGACGACGGCACCAAGGTGATCGCCACCGCATCGACGGCCGAAGCCGAAGTGCGCGCTGCACTCGGCGGCTCGGGCAAGGGCGGCAATGCCGCCGCTGCAACGGCCATCGGCAAGCGCATCGCTGAAAAGGCGAAGGCTGCCGGCGTCGAGAAGGTCGCTTTCGACCGCGCAGGTTTCGCATACCACGGCCGCGTCAAGGCGCTTGCCGAGGCGGCCCGCGAAGCCGGTCTGCAGTTCTAA
- the rplE gene encoding 50S ribosomal protein L5 codes for MARLQQHYREKIAKDLTEKFGYKSPMQVPRLTKITLNMGVGEAVADKKVLDNAVADLTKIAGQKPVVTKSKKAIAGFKIRENQPIGCMVTLRGVQMYEFLDRFVTVALPRVRDFRGISGRAFDGRGNYNIGVKEQIIFPEIEYDKVDALRGLNISITTTAKTDEEAKALLAGFRFPFKN; via the coding sequence ATGGCACGTCTCCAACAACACTATCGCGAAAAGATCGCGAAAGACCTGACGGAAAAGTTCGGCTACAAGTCGCCGATGCAGGTCCCCCGCCTCACCAAGATCACCCTGAACATGGGTGTGGGTGAAGCTGTCGCCGACAAGAAGGTTCTCGACAACGCTGTCGCCGACCTGACCAAGATCGCCGGCCAGAAGCCCGTGGTCACCAAGTCGAAGAAGGCTATCGCCGGTTTCAAGATCCGCGAAAACCAGCCGATCGGCTGCATGGTCACGCTGCGTGGCGTGCAGATGTATGAGTTCCTGGATCGTTTTGTGACCGTCGCGCTGCCGCGTGTTCGCGACTTCCGCGGCATCTCCGGCCGTGCGTTCGACGGCCGTGGCAACTACAACATCGGCGTCAAGGAACAGATCATTTTCCCTGAGATCGAATACGACAAGGTCGATGCCCTGCGCGGTCTCAACATCAGCATCACGACGACGGCCAAGACCGACGAAGAAGCCAAGGCGCTTCTCGCTGGTTTCCGTTTCCCGTTCAAGAACTGA